Proteins co-encoded in one Klebsiella michiganensis genomic window:
- a CDS encoding histidine kinase (C4-dicarboxylate-sensing histidine kinase; part of two-component regulatory system with DcuR; regulates anaerobic fumarate respiration): MSDTKPPQTTAKRPMKLSTSVTLMLCAVIGSVLLVVYALYFIQISNATRSGLKDTALAVARTLADDPTIKYGLTQPHSKDIIPPVASRVQERNDLLFVVVTDMNGIRYSHPKPGNIGSHFIGDDIFPALEGKENVSINHGVLAEALRVFTPVYNEQHKQIGVVAIGISLSKVDEQISKSRWSVLWTVLFSALFGSLGTWVLVRVLKRILFGFEPYEISALFEQRQAMLQSVKEGIIAVDREGRVTLINHAARKMLLSPDDFRLGKTVPPGPLVATLCEVLHTGASIQDRQIISYGRLVLCNAVPIRINNQVIGAISTFRDKTEINLLTQRVDGMVNYVDALRERSHEFMNKLHVILGLLQLKHYDKLEEYILQTASNYQTEIGTLQSKIKSPVIAGFLIGKINRAREAGHHLALAEECQLPDNPNELQVMALITALGNLIENALDAMAGQPDGEVGVLLHYQNGVLSVEVSDDGPGIDPDHIQSIFDKGYSTKGEQRGVGLFLARQQLERLGGSIQVESEPGVFTQFFVQLPWDSERNNA, translated from the coding sequence ATGAGCGACACAAAGCCCCCGCAAACGACGGCAAAACGCCCGATGAAACTCAGCACCTCGGTGACGCTGATGCTGTGCGCCGTTATCGGCTCGGTGCTGCTTGTGGTTTACGCCCTGTACTTTATCCAGATAAGCAACGCCACCCGCAGCGGCCTGAAAGATACCGCGCTGGCGGTGGCGCGAACCCTGGCCGATGATCCGACCATCAAATACGGACTGACGCAGCCCCACAGCAAAGACATCATTCCTCCCGTGGCCTCCCGCGTGCAGGAGCGTAACGACCTACTGTTCGTGGTGGTAACCGACATGAACGGCATTCGCTACTCGCACCCCAAGCCCGGCAATATCGGCTCGCATTTTATTGGCGACGACATTTTCCCGGCGCTGGAGGGCAAAGAGAATGTCTCAATCAACCACGGCGTGCTGGCGGAAGCCCTGCGCGTTTTTACGCCGGTCTATAACGAGCAGCATAAGCAGATAGGCGTAGTCGCCATCGGCATTTCGCTTAGCAAAGTGGATGAACAGATCAGCAAGAGCCGCTGGAGCGTGCTGTGGACGGTGTTATTTAGCGCCCTGTTCGGTTCACTCGGCACCTGGGTGCTGGTGCGCGTGCTAAAACGCATTCTGTTCGGCTTCGAGCCGTATGAAATCTCCGCGCTGTTCGAGCAGCGCCAGGCGATGCTGCAGTCCGTCAAAGAGGGCATTATCGCCGTCGACCGCGAAGGCCGGGTGACGCTCATCAACCACGCGGCGCGCAAAATGCTGCTCTCCCCGGACGATTTCCGCCTCGGCAAAACCGTGCCGCCGGGGCCGCTGGTGGCCACGCTGTGCGAAGTGCTTCATACCGGCGCGTCGATTCAGGATCGGCAAATTATCAGCTACGGCCGCCTGGTCTTGTGTAATGCGGTCCCAATTCGTATAAATAATCAGGTGATCGGCGCCATCAGCACCTTCCGCGACAAGACTGAAATCAATTTGTTGACTCAGCGTGTAGATGGCATGGTGAATTATGTCGACGCGCTGCGCGAGCGCTCACACGAATTTATGAATAAGCTGCACGTCATTCTTGGCCTGCTGCAGCTTAAACATTACGACAAGCTTGAAGAGTACATTCTGCAAACCGCCAGCAATTACCAGACGGAAATCGGCACGCTGCAGAGCAAAATTAAGTCGCCGGTGATTGCCGGGTTCCTGATTGGCAAGATTAACCGCGCGCGGGAAGCGGGCCACCATCTGGCGCTGGCCGAAGAATGCCAGCTCCCGGACAACCCGAACGAACTTCAGGTGATGGCGCTGATTACCGCGCTGGGCAACCTGATAGAAAACGCGCTGGACGCAATGGCAGGCCAGCCCGATGGTGAAGTGGGCGTCCTGCTGCACTACCAGAACGGCGTGCTAAGCGTCGAGGTCAGCGACGACGGGCCGGGCATCGATCCGGACCACATTCAGTCTATTTTTGACAAAGGCTACTCCACCAAAGGCGAGCAGCGTGGCGTGGGGCTGTTCCTCGCCAGGCAGCAACTTGAGCGCCTTGGCGGCAGCATTCAGGTGGAGTCAGAACCCGGTGTCTTCACCCAGTTTTTTGTGCAGTTACCCTGGGATAGTG
- a CDS encoding AraC family transcriptional regulator has protein sequence MIKQFTQQSPQEAFLEVRELHYSAGSQEPFHAHEQGQLIYPVSGVAKIRSEQNVWVVAPGHALWLPGRLPHGLEAIGNVVTHNLYMTPAASAAFSRHSRSLAVTPLFQSLTAAGLEKTADIQRSQLLHDLLHNELLRLQDIALCHITLPHDRRIRQLCDALCSDLSQRETLAWWGKQVGASERTLARLFREETQLSFTEWRQQMHLVEAVCHLARGTTISNLSSTLGYASSSAFIAMFRKKLGVSPQRYIGRYL, from the coding sequence ATGATAAAGCAATTCACACAGCAGAGTCCGCAGGAAGCGTTTCTGGAAGTACGAGAACTCCATTATAGCGCAGGAAGCCAGGAGCCGTTTCACGCGCACGAACAGGGCCAACTGATTTACCCGGTCAGCGGTGTGGCAAAAATACGCAGCGAGCAAAACGTCTGGGTGGTGGCCCCTGGCCACGCACTTTGGCTCCCCGGGCGCCTGCCTCACGGCCTGGAAGCCATCGGCAACGTGGTCACCCACAATCTCTACATGACGCCTGCCGCTTCTGCCGCGTTCAGCCGCCACAGCCGCAGCCTGGCCGTCACGCCGCTGTTTCAGTCCCTGACCGCCGCTGGTCTGGAAAAAACCGCTGACATTCAGCGTAGCCAACTGCTGCACGACCTGCTGCACAACGAGCTACTTCGCTTGCAGGATATTGCCCTGTGCCATATCACCCTCCCCCACGACAGGCGTATTCGCCAGCTTTGCGATGCGCTGTGCAGCGACCTTTCCCAGCGGGAAACTCTGGCCTGGTGGGGCAAACAGGTGGGCGCGAGCGAAAGAACCCTGGCGAGGCTGTTCCGGGAAGAGACGCAGCTCAGCTTTACCGAATGGCGGCAGCAAATGCACCTGGTGGAAGCGGTCTGCCACCTTGCCCGCGGCACCACCATTAGCAATCTCTCCAGCACCCTCGGTTACGCCAGCAGCAGCGCGTTTATCGCTATGTTCAGGAAAAAGCTGGGCGTTTCCCCGCAGAGGTATATTGGCCGCTATCTCTGA
- a CDS encoding TonB-dependent receptor translates to MKQGGWVNGNMPLKALSCAVFAACAGFAHAADKPAAQDSTMVVTATAPSSSGQEDETSVVAHDAVAGTKSSSLISRTPQSISVVTQAQIAAMAAKNIPQTLRYVAGVSSEDAGPDTRFDTIMVRGFEADEYLDGLRLPREAWWSRPAWDPFLLSRIEVVKGPASVLYGQANPGGVVNLVSKTPQAQPGGQVYVSAGNNSQFGTGFDVTGPLTDSKEWLGRVAGTFFDTKTQVDHTRYQHYDIAPSVTWQPNDRTSLTLLAQLRQDPDTGFYNMLPMKGTLVNNPNGNISTHFYGGQPGFDTYTRRQGSIGYQFRTELNDNVTLRQNVRYISSSADYRMVYPFGTYPTQPLVDRYSMNLTETMSNFAADNQAEFRFDTGPVSHTALLGVDVMHSSVRSQAGYGDASPLNYLNPDYSTPVEIPAFTSNSHSTMDQTGLYLQDQMALNNWMLSLAGRYDSAQTKATNLLDGTHQTRNDYATTGRAGLLYHFDNGIAPYISYSTSFVPSAGTDFNGNAFKPTKGKQTEVGLKYDPVGMDALFTLALFDLRQTNVATPDPDHVNYSVQTGEIRSRGIELEGKVNVTPAWQILASYSLTDPEVLKANDGSEGKHPTGISRNLAKLWSQYAFSGPLDGFSLGGGVRYVGPSYATTDNSLQVPGATVYDARIGWQYRQWQVALNAANLTNKTYLAACQNNGCEYAVKRQYVATLSYQW, encoded by the coding sequence ATGAAACAGGGCGGATGGGTAAACGGGAACATGCCTTTAAAGGCGTTAAGTTGTGCGGTCTTTGCGGCGTGCGCGGGCTTTGCCCATGCAGCGGACAAACCGGCGGCACAGGACAGCACGATGGTAGTCACGGCCACAGCGCCTTCTTCTTCCGGGCAGGAAGATGAAACCAGCGTGGTGGCACACGACGCGGTAGCGGGGACGAAATCCAGCTCGCTGATTAGCCGCACGCCGCAGAGTATTTCGGTGGTGACGCAGGCGCAAATCGCGGCTATGGCGGCAAAAAACATTCCCCAGACGCTGCGCTATGTCGCGGGCGTCTCGTCGGAAGATGCCGGCCCGGATACCCGTTTTGACACTATCATGGTGCGCGGCTTTGAAGCCGACGAATATCTGGACGGCCTGCGCCTGCCGCGTGAAGCCTGGTGGAGCCGTCCGGCGTGGGACCCGTTCCTGCTCTCCCGCATTGAAGTGGTCAAAGGGCCAGCCTCGGTGCTCTACGGCCAGGCGAACCCCGGCGGCGTGGTGAACCTTGTCAGCAAAACGCCGCAGGCCCAGCCGGGAGGCCAGGTTTACGTCAGCGCCGGGAATAACAGCCAGTTTGGCACCGGCTTTGACGTCACCGGCCCGCTGACCGACAGCAAAGAGTGGCTGGGCCGCGTCGCGGGCACCTTCTTCGACACCAAAACTCAGGTCGATCACACCCGCTACCAGCACTACGATATTGCCCCGTCCGTGACCTGGCAGCCAAACGACCGCACCAGCCTGACGCTGCTGGCGCAGCTGCGTCAGGATCCCGATACCGGCTTCTACAATATGCTGCCGATGAAAGGCACGCTGGTGAACAACCCGAACGGCAACATCAGCACCCATTTCTACGGCGGCCAGCCGGGCTTTGATACCTACACCCGCAGGCAGGGCAGCATCGGCTATCAGTTCCGTACCGAGCTGAACGACAACGTCACGCTACGCCAGAATGTGCGCTACATCAGCAGCAGCGCCGACTACCGTATGGTGTATCCGTTCGGGACTTACCCAACCCAGCCGCTGGTTGACCGTTACTCCATGAACCTCACCGAGACGATGAGTAACTTTGCGGCAGATAACCAGGCTGAATTCCGCTTCGATACCGGCCCGGTGTCGCACACCGCGCTGCTCGGCGTGGACGTGATGCACTCCTCGGTGCGCAGCCAGGCGGGCTACGGCGACGCTTCGCCGCTGAATTACCTCAACCCGGATTACAGCACACCGGTGGAGATCCCGGCGTTTACCAGCAACAGCCATTCGACGATGGATCAAACGGGGCTTTATCTGCAGGATCAGATGGCGCTGAACAACTGGATGCTGAGCCTGGCGGGGCGCTACGACAGCGCGCAAACCAAAGCCACCAACCTGCTGGACGGTACTCACCAGACGCGCAACGACTACGCCACCACCGGCCGCGCGGGGCTGCTGTACCACTTTGATAACGGCATTGCGCCGTATATCAGCTATTCCACTTCGTTTGTACCGAGCGCCGGGACCGACTTTAACGGCAATGCGTTTAAGCCAACCAAAGGCAAGCAGACCGAAGTCGGGCTGAAGTACGATCCGGTCGGAATGGACGCGCTGTTTACCCTGGCGCTGTTCGATCTGCGTCAGACCAACGTCGCCACGCCGGATCCCGATCACGTGAACTACAGCGTGCAGACCGGGGAGATCCGCTCCCGTGGGATCGAACTGGAAGGCAAAGTGAACGTCACGCCAGCCTGGCAGATCCTCGCCTCTTACTCGCTGACCGACCCGGAAGTGCTGAAGGCGAACGACGGCAGCGAAGGCAAGCACCCGACGGGCATTTCCCGCAACCTGGCTAAGCTCTGGAGCCAGTACGCGTTCAGCGGCCCGCTGGATGGTTTCTCCCTCGGCGGTGGCGTGCGTTATGTCGGCCCAAGTTACGCCACAACCGATAACTCGCTGCAGGTGCCGGGCGCTACGGTGTATGACGCCCGCATCGGCTGGCAGTATCGCCAGTGGCAGGTCGCGCTTAACGCCGCCAACCTGACGAACAAAACTTACCTCGCCGCCTGCCAGAACAACGGCTGTGAGTACGCGGTTAAGCGTCAGTACGTGGCTACCTTAAGCTACCAGTGGTAA
- a CDS encoding ABC transporter substrate-binding protein, with protein MLSRRRFLTFALAAPFIGAAGAVSGPPQRLAVLDWGLTELILALGVTPQSVSAPDWYRKLIGTPELPASVVDIGLLFQPNLETLYALKPDLIVITPGHALLKPQLERIASTLTLPTGSLAEWQISLNKLAAVLHREVQAREITAAFEQAALHARDSAVTYPRPLFIATPVDALHMRLYGTGSLAGDVLTRCGFSNAWRGGVNAQGEAMVELTRIGADNAGLILLPEDGQWPLIQRWQSSLLWQRLPLTSQPEMAFPAQKFNSGGALVTATRIAEALGQIVAGWRHG; from the coding sequence ATGCTCTCCCGCAGACGTTTCCTGACCTTCGCGCTGGCCGCTCCGTTTATCGGGGCGGCTGGTGCCGTTTCCGGGCCTCCGCAGCGCCTGGCGGTGCTGGACTGGGGGCTAACCGAGCTGATTCTGGCGCTCGGCGTGACGCCGCAGTCGGTATCGGCACCCGACTGGTACCGCAAGCTGATAGGCACGCCGGAGCTGCCCGCCAGCGTGGTGGATATTGGCCTGCTGTTTCAGCCAAACCTCGAAACCCTGTACGCCCTGAAGCCAGATCTGATCGTTATCACACCGGGCCACGCGCTGCTTAAGCCGCAGCTGGAGCGCATTGCCTCCACGCTAACTCTGCCCACCGGTAGCCTTGCTGAATGGCAAATATCCCTCAATAAGCTGGCTGCTGTACTTCATCGCGAAGTACAGGCTCGTGAGATTACGGCTGCTTTTGAACAGGCTGCGCTTCATGCCCGGGACTCTGCCGTGACTTATCCACGCCCGCTGTTTATCGCCACGCCGGTAGACGCGCTGCATATGCGGCTGTACGGCACAGGCAGTCTCGCCGGAGATGTGCTGACCCGCTGTGGTTTCAGCAATGCCTGGCGCGGCGGCGTTAACGCGCAGGGAGAAGCGATGGTCGAGTTAACGCGCATTGGCGCAGATAATGCCGGGCTGATTCTTTTGCCGGAGGACGGGCAATGGCCGCTGATCCAACGCTGGCAAAGTTCGCTGCTTTGGCAGCGGCTGCCGCTCACGTCCCAGCCTGAGATGGCCTTCCCGGCGCAAAAATTCAATTCCGGCGGCGCGCTGGTGACGGCCACGCGCATTGCCGAGGCGCTGGGACAAATTGTGGCGGGGTGGCGGCATGGCTGA
- a CDS encoding fecCD transport family protein codes for MAETGKTMASWLLIVVLWLASIVLALQSVAQHGGLIPGLKVLFSSQMPDAQAVILHSMWFPRQVMAWLGGSGLALCGWLMQRALRNPLAEPITLGMTSGATLALGVASMWFPAALLSARTGVVIAGEVSALLLVVLLSWRQRLSPLVMIQAGMLVNLWCGSLTMIMAVINDRFLLSVLMWGGGSLAQQDWGGVTAILPWLGLCGLAVLLLLRPLALLRLPEAMVSSLGASPLLIRSAAMALALVMSALIINSVGVIGFIGLAAPHLARLGGARTTRQMLCHSLLIGAGLLWFTDLCVSRITLLDGQLLPVGMLTALTGGPLLILLAGKARHQVLDTTPSAYEGEAGGGRFPAGTAFVLLLVAIVLSLFVGQGLHGWHWTTLAEQPALLPMRLPRLLAALSAGALLAAAGVLMQRVSGNPLASPEILGIGGGAAMGVTAFLLLFPTGGTGLMILSSATGALISLLVTLWSSRQSAFNPQRVLLNGLALNALFQAIASIVMLNNRQASSMLLQLMTGSTYYVNNGIAIGVFFAMLLLLAVSPLCKRWLLLLPLGQVSGSLGVNVARARISVLALAALMTGLATLIVGPVSFVGLLGPHLARKAGAKRPMAQLFTAALLSALIMVLADWMGRNFLYPRQLPVGLVASLVGVPLLVWPLIRSRAHTHQQ; via the coding sequence ATGGCTGAGACGGGAAAAACGATGGCCTCCTGGCTGCTGATTGTCGTGCTTTGGCTGGCGAGCATCGTCCTGGCGCTGCAAAGCGTGGCGCAGCACGGCGGGCTTATCCCCGGCCTGAAAGTGCTGTTTAGCTCGCAAATGCCGGACGCGCAGGCGGTGATCCTGCATTCCATGTGGTTCCCGCGCCAGGTGATGGCCTGGCTTGGGGGCTCGGGGCTGGCGCTCTGTGGCTGGCTGATGCAGCGGGCGCTGCGTAATCCGCTGGCGGAGCCGATTACGCTCGGGATGACCTCCGGCGCGACGCTGGCTTTAGGCGTGGCTTCGATGTGGTTCCCGGCGGCGCTGCTGTCGGCGCGAACCGGGGTGGTGATTGCCGGGGAAGTGTCTGCTTTGCTGCTGGTTGTGCTACTTTCCTGGCGGCAGCGCCTGTCGCCGCTGGTGATGATTCAGGCGGGGATGCTGGTCAACCTGTGGTGCGGCTCGCTGACCATGATAATGGCGGTTATCAACGACCGTTTTCTGCTGTCGGTGCTGATGTGGGGCGGCGGGTCGCTGGCGCAGCAGGACTGGGGCGGCGTGACCGCGATTCTGCCCTGGCTCGGGCTGTGTGGCCTGGCTGTGCTGCTGTTGCTGCGCCCGCTGGCGCTGCTCAGGCTGCCGGAGGCGATGGTAAGCAGCCTGGGCGCATCTCCGCTGCTGATCCGTTCGGCGGCGATGGCGCTGGCGCTGGTGATGAGCGCCTTAATCATTAATAGCGTCGGGGTGATTGGTTTTATCGGTCTTGCCGCCCCGCATCTGGCGCGCCTGGGCGGGGCGCGCACCACGCGGCAAATGCTCTGCCACTCGCTGCTTATCGGCGCCGGTTTGCTGTGGTTCACCGATCTGTGCGTCAGCCGTATCACCCTGCTGGACGGGCAGTTGCTGCCGGTGGGCATGTTAACGGCCCTGACCGGCGGGCCGCTGCTGATCCTGCTGGCGGGCAAGGCCCGGCATCAGGTGCTGGACACCACGCCTTCGGCTTACGAAGGCGAAGCGGGCGGCGGGCGCTTCCCGGCGGGCACGGCTTTTGTGCTGCTGCTGGTGGCTATTGTGCTGTCGCTGTTTGTCGGCCAGGGGCTGCACGGCTGGCACTGGACAACTCTGGCAGAACAACCCGCTCTGCTGCCCATGCGCCTGCCGCGCCTGCTGGCGGCATTGAGCGCCGGGGCTTTGCTGGCGGCCGCGGGCGTATTGATGCAGCGCGTCAGCGGCAACCCGCTGGCAAGCCCGGAGATCCTCGGCATCGGCGGCGGGGCGGCTATGGGCGTGACGGCATTTCTGCTGCTGTTCCCTACGGGCGGGACGGGGCTGATGATCCTCAGCAGCGCCACCGGGGCATTAATTAGCCTGCTGGTAACGCTGTGGAGCAGCCGCCAGAGCGCCTTTAACCCGCAGCGGGTGCTGCTGAACGGCCTGGCGCTGAACGCGCTGTTCCAGGCGATAGCCAGCATCGTGATGCTCAATAACCGGCAGGCCAGCTCAATGCTGTTGCAGCTGATGACCGGCAGCACTTACTACGTTAATAACGGCATCGCCATCGGTGTGTTCTTCGCCATGTTACTGCTGCTGGCGGTTTCTCCGCTGTGCAAACGCTGGCTGCTGCTGCTGCCGCTCGGGCAGGTAAGCGGCTCGCTGGGCGTGAACGTCGCCAGGGCAAGGATTAGCGTGCTGGCGCTGGCCGCATTGATGACCGGGCTTGCCACGCTGATCGTCGGGCCGGTGTCGTTTGTCGGGCTGCTGGGGCCACACCTGGCGCGTAAAGCCGGTGCAAAACGGCCCATGGCGCAGTTGTTCACCGCCGCGCTGCTGTCCGCGCTGATTATGGTGCTGGCGGACTGGATGGGCCGCAATTTTCTTTATCCGCGTCAGCTACCCGTTGGGCTGGTGGCGTCGCTGGTTGGCGTACCGCTGTTGGTATGGCCGCTGATCCGTAGCCGGGCGCATACACATCAACAATAG
- a CDS encoding cyclic peptide transporter produces MSLLMMLFRLVGGWLVLAASASVVSGLSNASLLAVINHSLTLPPGGLADVALKFVLLAALMLGTRVLAETLFMWLGQKVKATLRKQVVNHVSETAWAQLEKTGMAKAVSILTQDLDTLVVFFVSLPGLLIYGAAIVGCLIYLGTLSWQVLLLALLVLALGAMGYRAAHGKALGLLRSSRQREDTLIAQCKKLFDGGREFRLNPPRRRHFVDGPLSENIEAVRIERTRGYVFYGLAKSWGSVLFFAFIGVVLYWLRESLALSSAVMTGYTMIFLYMIVPVEGVLSALPTLTSARIALQRIAQLKTDLPQEKLLPLKSPPRFDSLELADICYEYQGEEGERFTLGPLNLRFTQGELVFLVGGNGSGKTTLANLLVGLYPPDSGDLRLNGRPITPEQREIYRQHFAVVFNDFFLFDDVDNVHERTADQVDKLLHLLKLDHKVAFRDGRFSTTALSQGQRKRLALLQAWLENRPFYLFDEWAADQDPGFKEVFYKVLLPMLKAEGKTVLAITHDDRYFPLADRLIKLESGQVVADSVLRPLSA; encoded by the coding sequence ATGTCTCTGTTAATGATGCTGTTCCGCCTGGTGGGCGGCTGGCTGGTGCTGGCGGCGTCTGCCAGCGTGGTCAGCGGGTTAAGCAACGCCTCGCTGCTGGCGGTGATTAACCATAGCCTGACGCTGCCGCCCGGCGGGCTGGCCGACGTGGCGCTGAAGTTTGTGCTGCTGGCCGCCTTAATGCTGGGCACCCGCGTACTGGCAGAAACGCTGTTTATGTGGCTCGGGCAAAAAGTGAAGGCCACGCTGCGTAAACAGGTGGTGAACCACGTCAGCGAAACCGCCTGGGCCCAGCTGGAGAAAACCGGTATGGCAAAGGCGGTGTCGATACTGACCCAGGATCTCGACACGCTGGTGGTCTTTTTCGTCAGCCTGCCGGGGCTGCTTATCTACGGGGCGGCGATTGTCGGCTGCCTGATCTACCTGGGCACGCTGTCGTGGCAGGTTTTGCTGTTGGCGCTGCTGGTACTTGCCCTGGGGGCAATGGGCTACCGCGCCGCCCACGGCAAAGCGCTGGGGCTGCTGCGTAGCTCGCGGCAGCGGGAAGATACGCTGATTGCCCAATGTAAAAAACTGTTCGACGGCGGGCGTGAATTTCGCCTGAACCCGCCCCGCCGGCGGCATTTCGTCGACGGGCCGCTGAGCGAGAACATAGAGGCGGTTCGCATCGAGCGCACTCGCGGGTATGTTTTTTACGGCCTGGCGAAGAGCTGGGGCAGCGTGCTGTTCTTCGCGTTTATCGGCGTGGTGCTCTACTGGCTGCGGGAGTCGCTGGCGCTCAGTTCGGCGGTGATGACCGGCTACACCATGATTTTTCTGTACATGATTGTGCCGGTGGAAGGCGTTTTGTCGGCCCTGCCGACGCTGACCAGCGCCCGTATCGCGCTCCAGCGAATCGCCCAGCTTAAAACCGATCTGCCGCAGGAAAAGCTGCTGCCGCTGAAAAGCCCGCCCCGGTTTGACAGCCTTGAACTGGCCGATATTTGCTACGAATATCAGGGCGAAGAGGGGGAGCGTTTTACCCTCGGGCCGCTTAATCTTCGTTTCACCCAGGGCGAGCTTGTGTTTCTGGTGGGCGGCAACGGCAGCGGGAAAACCACGCTGGCTAACCTGCTGGTTGGCCTTTATCCCCCGGACAGCGGTGACCTCCGGCTCAACGGCAGGCCGATAACGCCCGAGCAGCGTGAAATCTACCGCCAGCACTTCGCCGTGGTGTTTAATGATTTCTTCCTGTTTGATGACGTGGATAACGTTCACGAGCGCACGGCGGATCAAGTAGACAAGCTGCTGCACCTGCTGAAGCTGGATCACAAAGTGGCCTTCCGGGACGGGCGTTTCTCAACCACGGCGCTGTCTCAGGGGCAGCGTAAGCGCCTCGCGCTGCTGCAGGCCTGGCTGGAGAACCGGCCTTTTTACCTGTTTGATGAGTGGGCGGCGGATCAGGATCCCGGCTTCAAAGAAGTGTTCTACAAAGTACTGTTGCCGATGCTGAAAGCGGAAGGGAAAACGGTGCTCGCCATTACCCACGACGACCGCTATTTCCCGCTGGCGGACAGGTTGATTAAGCTGGAGTCCGGGCAAGTGGTGGCAGACAGCGTGCTCAGGCCGCTGTCTGCCTGA
- a CDS encoding peptide ABC transporter substrate-binding protein — translation MNTQYVIEVEGLKKYFPLRDGLFGQQTGELRAVDGVSFHIRQGTIFGLVGESGSGKTTVGRTLLGLYDKTAGSVKYRGQELSELSAKASRALRPKIQLVFQDPYSSLNPRIRVGDAIGEAMLEHKLCTRAELRDKVLEVMKICGLAPQHYNRFPHEFSGGQRQRIGIARALILNPDFIIADEPISALDVSIQAQIINLFSDLRDERGVTFLFISHDLGVVEHLCDDVAVMYLGQLVETASRDTLFSRPLHPYTQALLAAVPTLDPDSEPVAAIQGEIPDPSRPPSGCRFSSRCPQVTDRCRQEVPGLREVGDAHRVACHLV, via the coding sequence GTGAACACTCAGTACGTTATTGAAGTCGAAGGACTCAAAAAATATTTTCCGCTGCGCGACGGCCTGTTCGGCCAGCAAACCGGCGAGCTGCGCGCAGTCGACGGCGTTAGCTTTCACATTCGCCAGGGCACCATTTTCGGCCTGGTGGGCGAGTCAGGCAGCGGGAAAACCACCGTCGGACGCACCTTGCTCGGCCTGTATGACAAAACCGCCGGCAGCGTGAAGTACCGCGGCCAAGAACTGAGTGAACTGAGCGCCAAGGCGTCGCGGGCGCTGCGCCCTAAAATCCAGCTGGTATTTCAGGATCCTTATAGTTCGCTAAACCCGCGCATCCGCGTGGGCGATGCCATTGGCGAAGCGATGCTGGAGCACAAGCTGTGTACCCGCGCAGAACTGCGGGACAAAGTGCTGGAAGTGATGAAGATTTGCGGCCTGGCGCCGCAGCACTACAACCGCTTCCCGCATGAGTTTTCCGGCGGCCAGCGTCAGCGCATTGGCATCGCCCGCGCGCTGATCCTTAACCCCGATTTTATTATTGCGGACGAACCCATTTCGGCGCTCGACGTTTCCATTCAGGCGCAGATCATTAACCTGTTTTCCGATCTGCGTGATGAACGCGGCGTGACGTTCCTGTTTATCTCGCACGATCTGGGCGTGGTGGAGCACCTGTGCGACGACGTGGCGGTGATGTATCTCGGTCAACTGGTGGAAACCGCCAGCCGCGATACACTGTTCAGCCGACCGCTGCACCCTTACACACAGGCGCTGTTGGCCGCGGTCCCGACGCTGGATCCGGACAGCGAGCCAGTGGCCGCTATTCAGGGCGAAATCCCCGATCCCTCTCGCCCACCTTCCGGCTGCCGCTTCTCCTCGCGCTGCCCGCAGGTCACCGACCGATGCCGCCAGGAAGTCCCGGGGCTGCGTGAAGTGGGCGACGCTCACCGCGTCGCGTGTCATTTGGTTTAG